In the genome of Impatiens glandulifera chromosome 6, dImpGla2.1, whole genome shotgun sequence, the window TATTACTTACACacttttcaattaaataaaataaaattattttcaatttgataactttttaaatatattttttttaaatgtaaaatttcaTTTTGCAGAAAAAGGTACATGGGGTCATGGACTATttaatgttttgaaaaaaatatttgaaagaggtagaatttattataaccTTGTATCATATCAAAAACCTAAATGtgaaattagtaaaaaaaaaatataatattaaattaatacaaattattagtCAAATAATATTAGTATACTAATTAGTCAACctaagagaaaaaaatgttacaaGTTCAATTCTTATTAGTAACGCGCTAATGGAAAATGTATACGACACCTAACCCAAAAAACACAGAAAGAATGCGAGCTGCTTAATTTGTTACCCTAAAACTCATACTTACAATTATTTGTAAGAAAGactattgagaaaaaaaatataaagatgatactagtaaaaatatatatatatatatatatatatattttaataaaaagataaattaagaaaacaagATGAAACTATGTATGTACGGGTgaattgggttatttaaataaattgaatatgaaACCAAACAAGGTCTCAAAAGTTTGTTATAAAAAGGGTGATGAATTCTCTTACGAAATTCACACCAGCATTGAAAAAAAtactcacacacacacacacaaagtCTGATAATTTGGATGGAATACTACTACTTGAACTTGACCAAGAAGTGGACGGTAGCTATGGTGATGCTGCTGGTGCTGATATTTATCATGAGAACCGGCAATGCACGGTCTATAACGGTCGGTTGCGGTCAGGCTATAAAAAAACTGCTGGGACCATGTGAAGTCTACTTGTCCACAAAGACGTTCGTCCTTCCGCCTGCATCTTGCTGTTCTGCCGCAAAGGAACTTGATCATGCTATTGCAGCTGCTGCATCTCCACGATTAGCCAAGAGCTTCTGCCAATGCTTTCGAAGTGCTGCACATGCAGTAGGTTCATCCCTTAACCTCGATCATGCCAGGGCCTTCCAGAGAAACTGCGGTCTCAAATACTTAACCATCGACCCGCAAGCCGCCTGTAATTAACTAACTGCATGTACGTGTAAGTATATatcatcattcataattttctctattttaaatgATCTCAGCTTATCATGTTTTTCTCaactattttcttaattaagaaAGGCGGGGATGATGGCAGATcagaggaagaagaagtagaagaagaataagaataataataagaagaggAGTCACtctatttatctatttatctatttatctaTGGGATCTATGTTTATGTACTGCTGTTGGATTTCTATGCCTGTACTGCTGCTGGATTTGTTTCCagctttttaaattaaattaaacttgaGAACCAATAGAAAGagttttaagaattttaagttACAAAACAAGATGTTAAGCAATTATGTCCGGAACCTTCATAGTAAATTTGACGCGCCAGATCCACAACCAACAAGAAATATTCTTAGAAATTGCGGTACAAAATTTTGAAGGCGAATCGAGTGAGTTGCCATATACTTGATCGATTTCGAATTCGACTTTGTAAACACTGAAATTTCACTTACccaatttgtaaattattttgaattaaatcaaagtaattaaaagaaataaaagaaaaccaCATCTTCATCTCGCTTGCTTGAGAATCGACCTCGGATCAGACCTAAATCCGATCCTACGGATAAGCCCGAACCGAAACCCAAACCACCACAACCTTGAATTCTTATCCTCCGAACCAAGCAGCACGCCTAAGTCCAAGCCTAACTTAGGActtgttttgtttttgcttcccaatctttatttttaatacattttatactCTTCTTAATATTTATGCAGATTATCCAAATTTTAAGTTTagaatattttctcaattttattattgtttataaattcataaGTTGAGttctatatattattcaaaaaaaatatattagaaaaattactacatgatatttataatattcttgACCATGTGATGTACcaactttaatttttgaaataatttcaaGTTTTTGACTATTTTCTACCCTCTCTAGTTGCATACATGTATACTTATAGCATATTCTGTCCATGAAAGGCTAAAATTAGGTTACGACATTAGTAGtatgtgatatatttaaattttcaattcagTGTAAATTTGTAATGTCTCTTAATTTAAAACCTAACATTTTAGTAGTAGAGACCATCTTTTAGACGGACACATATTACCTATTTCCGATTATattttcacgtgtaaccaacaccaaactttaaataatctcaattattttctaatttttgtaaattaaattagGTGACTCtcggaaaaaaataataatcaatttgaTGGTGTACAATTTCTAATACCAAAAAAGTATCAATAAATTTGTTCTTTGTcgataaataaaagtattttttaaataaatataaataaagaaaaaaccaAAGAAGAAGAGTATCAGCtactaactaaaaaaaaaatatatatatatatataggctccaattaaaatatatagaagTATAAGAGCCCGTTTGatatttagtttgtttttacaAAACATTCAcgtattatcatattttattttttttcaacaatccaattacattaattattactGATCACCCACCCAAGTTTAAGTTTAGTGAAGATAGCCATGgatacattaattaattgaacATTGACTTACAAAATGCATGCATGACATATTGAATATGGATATgatcaatataaattattactcaaaaatcaaataattgatGAATCATACAAGAATATGGGACTTCTCACCTTATGAGTAGCATCAAACCACGTTAAAGAACAAGAAACGTGATCTTGGTTAAGCAATTTCCCTGTAACAGTCaccaaaaatgatttttttttctttcaatttagTGAAAGTGAGGACATTTGGTTCCACAT includes:
- the LOC124943804 gene encoding non-specific lipid-transfer protein-like yields the protein MVMLLVLIFIMRTGNARSITVGCGQAIKKLLGPCEVYLSTKTFVLPPASCCSAAKELDHAIAAAASPRLAKSFCQCFRSAAHAVGSSLNLDHARAFQRNCGLKYLTIDPQAACN